Proteins from a genomic interval of Haliaeetus albicilla chromosome 13, bHalAlb1.1, whole genome shotgun sequence:
- the MTARC2 gene encoding mitochondrial amidoxime reducing component 2, whose amino-acid sequence MSGARGALGLSLRAARPGWLWGAAAALLALGALLGAWRWAGGRRRRRLRLQRVGTVLSLFVYPVKSCRGVAVRRAQVTPMGLRSGELRDRFWLVTKEDGHMVTARQEPRLVLVSVSCENGHLVLEAPEMKKLCLPVKLPRKNPVVNCRLFGLDIQGRDCGDEVAQWITTFLNSEPYRLVHFEPSMVPRKSKDVIKLFRNTDEVAYPDCSPVLILSEASLEDLNTRLEKKVKIQNFRPNILVTDCGAFEEDTWEEILIGDVEMKGTVCCARCILTTVNPDTGVLDRKEPLETLKSYRLCDPSEQHIYKSSPLFGRYFAVDKTGTIQVGDPVYKMVE is encoded by the exons ATGAGCGGGGCGAGGGGCGCGCTGGGCCTGTCGCtgcgggcggcgcggccgggctggctgtggggggcggcggcggcgttgCTGGCGCTGGGCGCCCTGCTGGGGGCCTGGCGCTGGGCCGGggggcgccggcggcggcggctgcggctgCAGCGGGTGGGGACGGTGCTGAGCCTCTTCGTGTACCCGGTGAAGTCGTGCCGGGGGGTGGCGGTGCGGCGGGCGCAGGTGACGCCGATGGGGCTGCGGAGCGGGGAGCTGCGGGACAG GTTCTGGCTTGTGACCAAGGAAGATGGGCACATGGTTACAGCTCGCCAGGAGCCGCGGCTGGTCCTCGTCTCCGTCAGCTGTGAGAATGGGCACTTGGTCTTGGAGGCCCCAGAAATGAAGAAGCTGTGCTTGCCTGTAAAGCTCCCCAGGAAAAATCCCGTGGTGAACTGCAG GCTCTTTGGACTGGATATCCAAGGCAGGGACTGTGGAGATGAAGTAGCTCAGTGGATCACCACTTTCCTGAATTCAGAGCCGTATCGACTGGTGCACTTTGAGCCCTCCATGGTGCCAAGAAAGTCAAAGGACGTAATAAAACTTTTCCGAAACACAGATGAG GTTGCCTATCCTGACTGTAGCCCAGTCTTGATCCTCTCAGAAGCTTCACTGGAAGATTTAAATACCAGGCTGGAGAAGAAAGTTAAGATACAGAACTTCAGGCCAAATATTCTTGTGACAGATTGCGGTGCTTTTGAGGAG GACACCTGGGAGGAGATTCTTATTGGCGATGTGGAGATGAAAGGGACAGTGTGTTGTGCCAG GTGTATTTTAACAACTGTTAACCCGGACACTGGGGTCCTGGACAGGAAGGAGCCCCTGGAAACATTGAAAAG TTACCGCTTATGTGATCCATCTGAGCAACACATATACAAATCCAGCCCTCTCTTTGGAAGGTACTTTGCCGTTGACAAAACTGGAACGATTCAAGTTGGAGACCCTGTGTACAAGATGGTCGAGTAA
- the PFN3 gene encoding profilin-3, with the protein MDYWKCYVNSILADRNIEDVAVVGLSDNKCVWAAKPGGLLAAISPQEVGLITGQDRKTFLLTGITIAGKKCSVIRDSLLVDEDNVMDVRSKGSDSRSICIGKTPKALIFLVGKKGVHGGALNQKVHDMIVGMKA; encoded by the coding sequence ATGGATTACTGGAAATGCTACGTCAATAGCATCCTGGCGGACAGGAACATTGAAGATGTGGCTGTCGTGGGCCTCTCTGACAATAAGTGCGTGTGGGCGGCCAAGCCAGGCGGGCTCCTTGCAGCCATCTCGCCTCAAGAAGTGGGCTTGATCACAGGCCAGGATCGGAAAACATTCCTGCTAACAGGAATCACCATAGCTGGCAAAAAGTGCAGTGTGATTCGTGACAGCCTGCTGGTGGATGAAGACAACGTGATGGATGTCAGAAGCAAAGGCAGTGACAGCAGATCCATTTGTATTGGCAAGACCCCCAAAGCCCTGATCTTCCTTGTGGGCAAGAAGGGAGTCCACGGAGGAGCCCTCAACCAAAAGGTCCACGATATGATTGTGGGCATGAAAGCATGA